One Sporomusaceae bacterium ACPt DNA window includes the following coding sequences:
- the feoB_3 gene encoding Fe(2+) transporter FeoB codes for MVRNRAAKVVLVGSPNVGKSAIFNYLTGNYVAVSNYPGTTVDISTGSFKHCGRRFEVIDTPGMYSLIPLTDEEKVTRLLLSGQTPDVVVHVIDAKNLRRMLNMTIQLIDAGLPVILNLNMIDEAQNLGMLIDIALLENLLGIPVIATSAVSKTGMEILKKTISQYTPVKIRAFKLSDEIEQSIARISSRLTGAYGLNNRITAILLLQGDNMALDIARTEAGWADIAAEMRRLSSGKDSLNSIVAAERQAIIDKFVARVVKYAAPERKRLKTVGSWLGRVTREPLTGVPILGFVLYFGLYKFVGNFGAGYLVDYINNSVFVPVINPVIELLVITYIPWEWLRSLLAGEYGIFTMGFRYAIAIILPIVGTFFLAFAVLEDTGYLPRLAMLVDSIFRYFGLNGRAVIPLTLGLGCGSMAVMVTRTLETRRERLLTTFLLSLTIPCSAQLGVVLALLSHNAVAVAVWSLFMLTVFVITGWFSAKLVPGGRSAFYMEIPPLRLPLAGNVVKKAYTRMAWYFMEILPVFLITSVVLWAGDRSGVLDKMIKYVQPAMALIGLPQETAQAFLLGFFRRDYGAAGLYDLAVAGKLSDAQLVVAAVALTLFVPCVAQFAVMVKERGIITAWVMVALISIIAFGSAFVMHNVLKLLVL; via the coding sequence GTGGTGCGGAATCGAGCGGCAAAAGTAGTCTTAGTAGGTTCACCAAATGTTGGCAAAAGTGCAATATTCAATTATTTGACAGGTAATTATGTTGCCGTGTCTAATTATCCAGGCACTACGGTTGATATCTCCACAGGCAGTTTTAAGCATTGTGGCCGCCGGTTTGAGGTTATCGATACGCCGGGAATGTATTCATTAATTCCGCTTACAGATGAAGAAAAGGTTACTAGACTTTTGTTGAGTGGTCAGACGCCTGATGTTGTTGTTCATGTTATTGACGCTAAAAACTTGCGACGCATGCTTAATATGACAATTCAGCTTATTGATGCCGGGTTACCTGTCATACTCAATTTGAACATGATAGATGAGGCGCAAAATTTAGGAATGTTGATTGACATCGCCCTACTGGAAAACTTGCTTGGCATTCCGGTTATCGCCACTTCAGCTGTGAGTAAGACCGGCATGGAAATCTTAAAAAAGACTATTAGCCAATATACGCCGGTAAAGATAAGGGCTTTCAAATTAAGCGATGAGATTGAGCAGTCTATCGCCAGGATAAGCAGCAGGTTAACAGGCGCGTATGGCCTAAATAATCGAATTACAGCCATACTGTTATTGCAGGGCGATAATATGGCGCTTGATATTGCCCGGACCGAAGCGGGATGGGCGGACATAGCCGCTGAGATGAGACGATTATCGTCAGGTAAAGACAGCCTGAACTCTATTGTAGCGGCAGAAAGGCAGGCTATTATCGATAAATTTGTTGCCAGGGTTGTCAAATATGCCGCACCTGAGCGCAAGCGGTTGAAAACAGTAGGGAGTTGGCTGGGAAGAGTGACCAGAGAGCCGCTCACTGGGGTGCCGATTTTAGGTTTTGTACTATATTTCGGATTGTACAAATTTGTAGGAAATTTTGGTGCCGGCTATTTGGTCGACTATATTAATAACAGCGTGTTCGTGCCAGTTATCAACCCGGTGATCGAATTATTGGTCATCACCTATATTCCCTGGGAATGGTTACGGTCACTGCTGGCAGGAGAATACGGTATTTTTACTATGGGGTTCCGTTATGCGATAGCCATTATTCTGCCTATTGTTGGGACGTTTTTTCTGGCTTTTGCTGTGCTTGAAGATACCGGTTATTTGCCACGGCTGGCTATGCTGGTAGACTCGATTTTCAGATACTTTGGGCTTAACGGGCGGGCTGTTATTCCCTTGACGCTCGGTCTGGGGTGCGGGAGTATGGCCGTAATGGTTACCCGTACACTTGAGACTCGGCGTGAACGTCTGTTGACGACGTTTCTGTTGTCTTTGACCATACCCTGTTCTGCCCAACTGGGTGTTGTGTTGGCCTTGCTATCACATAATGCGGTCGCAGTTGCTGTATGGAGCTTATTTATGCTCACGGTGTTTGTTATCACAGGATGGTTTAGCGCTAAACTTGTGCCGGGCGGCCGGAGTGCGTTTTATATGGAGATACCACCATTACGACTACCGCTTGCCGGTAATGTAGTAAAAAAAGCATATACACGAATGGCTTGGTACTTTATGGAGATATTGCCGGTATTCCTGATCACTAGTGTTGTATTATGGGCAGGCGACCGAAGCGGTGTTTTGGATAAAATGATTAAATATGTCCAGCCTGCTATGGCCCTTATCGGATTGCCGCAAGAAACCGCTCAGGCTTTTTTATTGGGGTTTTTCCGGCGCGATTACGGTGCCGCCGGACTGTACGATTTGGCGGTTGCCGGGAAACTGTCTGATGCCCAGCTCGTGGTTGCGGCAGTAGCGTTAACCTTATTTGTTCCCTGCGTTGCCCAATTTGCCGTCATGGTTAAAGAACGGGGGATAATTACCGCGTGGGTTATGGTAGCACTCATCAGTATAATTGCGTTTGGTTCGGCATTTGTGATGCATAATGTCCTTAAATTGCTAGTACTTTAG
- the lgt_2 gene encoding Phosphatidylglycerol--prolipoprotein diacylglyceryl transferase, with translation MGKWAFSIGPVNFSWFGIILATAILAAFSISWWQVRLRNENSDILLDLTLYNIPMGIIAARLYYVWINWQLYVDDPSEIPKIWHGGLAIHGALIGIILTTLIYSRIYKISFWYWADIVAPGVIFGQAIGQWGNFVNQDAFGYPTDAPWGIYIDYAYRPPSYEQFDFFHPIFLYQSLWDLLVFVILIAMSWWMIKKPGKLAHGSLFLMYIILYSAGRLVIESFRIDSEMIGSCRIAQVISGIAIVWAGVFLSQRYHKILHWFKPDIRRKGSGPH, from the coding sequence ATGGGAAAATGGGCCTTTTCGATTGGGCCAGTTAATTTTAGCTGGTTTGGAATTATTTTGGCGACAGCTATTTTGGCAGCTTTTTCCATAAGTTGGTGGCAAGTCCGGCTACGAAACGAAAACTCTGATATCCTGCTGGATTTGACGTTATACAATATTCCAATGGGAATAATTGCTGCCAGGCTTTACTATGTTTGGATCAACTGGCAATTATATGTCGACGATCCAAGTGAAATTCCAAAGATTTGGCATGGCGGTTTAGCTATCCACGGAGCCCTCATTGGCATCATCCTGACCACCTTAATATATTCACGGATTTACAAGATATCTTTTTGGTATTGGGCAGATATTGTGGCTCCGGGAGTTATTTTTGGTCAGGCTATTGGTCAATGGGGTAATTTTGTGAATCAGGATGCGTTCGGCTATCCGACTGATGCTCCTTGGGGAATATATATTGATTATGCTTACCGGCCGCCGAGTTATGAACAGTTTGATTTTTTTCATCCGATTTTTTTATACCAATCTCTTTGGGATTTATTGGTGTTTGTCATACTTATCGCAATGAGCTGGTGGATGATTAAAAAACCCGGCAAACTGGCACATGGCAGCCTGTTTTTGATGTATATTATTCTTTATTCAGCAGGCCGCTTAGTAATTGAAAGCTTTCGCATTGACAGTGAAATGATTGGAAGCTGTCGTATAGCGCAAGTTATCAGCGGAATTGCCATAGTTTGGGCTGGGGTGTTTTTGTCTCAGCGTTATCATAAAATATTACATTGGTTCAAGCCTGATATAAGGAGGAAAGGTAGTGGCCCGCATTAG
- the icaB gene encoding Poly-beta-1,6-N-acetyl-D-glucosamine N-deacetylase produces MARISRRQGCFLVLGLIFLLILSSSVVSTTAVVAGRNMNRAASVSLADIPVLNYHKIDSFYHSLSIPPEEFEEQMAYLHENGFHTITPDDLMSYLNHGKQLPEKPILITFDDGYQDNYTNAYPIMKKYGFTATIFLVTSLVGHDGRFMTWDQVRQMKKDGFIFGSHTVSHAPLTKLTREQVMDELVNSRKEIEHQLGTRPRYFAYPTGAYNRQIEEMVKQAGYKAAFTIRYGQAGTESNPYALERIPIFRGPHTFRSFYIRLNAAPVLERFGLIRN; encoded by the coding sequence GTGGCCCGCATTAGTCGGCGTCAGGGATGTTTTCTTGTTCTTGGCCTTATTTTTCTACTTATTTTATCATCATCAGTAGTAAGCACCACAGCTGTGGTAGCTGGACGCAATATGAACCGCGCCGCAAGCGTATCACTTGCTGATATTCCTGTATTGAATTACCATAAAATTGATTCTTTTTATCATTCTTTGTCAATACCGCCGGAAGAATTTGAGGAGCAAATGGCTTATCTTCATGAAAACGGATTTCATACCATTACGCCAGACGATCTTATGTCTTATCTTAATCATGGCAAACAATTACCGGAAAAACCTATTTTAATTACGTTTGACGATGGCTATCAGGATAATTATACCAATGCTTATCCTATCATGAAAAAATACGGTTTTACTGCTACTATTTTTCTTGTTACCAGTCTGGTAGGTCATGATGGGCGGTTTATGACTTGGGATCAGGTGCGGCAAATGAAGAAAGACGGCTTTATTTTCGGTTCCCATACAGTATCTCATGCGCCATTAACCAAGCTGACACGGGAGCAAGTTATGGATGAACTAGTGAATTCCCGCAAAGAAATTGAGCATCAATTGGGAACCCGTCCCCGGTATTTTGCCTATCCTACCGGTGCCTATAACCGGCAGATTGAAGAAATGGTAAAACAGGCGGGTTATAAGGCTGCATTCACCATTCGTTATGGTCAGGCCGGTACTGAGAGTAATCCGTATGCGCTTGAGCGCATTCCCATCTTCAGGGGGCCGCATACTTTCCGCAGTTTTTATATCAGGCTTAATGCTGCGCCTGTGCTGGAACGTTTCGGGCTAATAAGAAATTAA
- the mraZ gene encoding Transcriptional regulator MraZ, protein MFMGEYLHTIDNKGRLILPAKFREELGETFIATKGLDNCLFVYTRSEWAILEEKLKKLPLAKPEARAFVRFFFSGAAELECDKQGRVLLPQNLREYARLDKDIIVIGVSTRIEIWDKAAWDEYNQNVSPTVAKIAENLADLGI, encoded by the coding sequence GTGTTTATGGGTGAGTACTTGCATACCATCGACAATAAAGGCCGGCTGATTCTCCCTGCCAAGTTCCGCGAGGAATTGGGTGAAACTTTTATTGCCACCAAAGGTCTTGACAATTGCCTATTTGTATATACCCGCAGCGAGTGGGCCATCCTAGAAGAAAAATTAAAGAAACTACCGTTAGCCAAGCCTGAAGCCAGAGCTTTTGTCCGTTTTTTCTTTTCTGGTGCGGCTGAATTGGAATGTGACAAACAGGGCAGGGTATTATTACCGCAGAATCTCCGCGAATATGCGCGGCTTGATAAAGATATCATTGTAATTGGCGTGTCGACCCGTATTGAGATTTGGGACAAGGCGGCATGGGACGAGTATAATCAGAATGTTAGTCCCACAGTTGCCAAAATTGCTGAAAACTTGGCTGATTTGGGCATTTAA
- the rsmH gene encoding Ribosomal RNA small subunit methyltransferase H has protein sequence MVQGIEFEHTSVLLNESVAGVFTNPQGIYVDCTLGGGGHSARLAELLAPSGWLIGIDQDPAAINAGKQRLAGAACRVSIVQDNFQNLDSVLERLAVEVVDGILFDLGVSSHQLDVAERGFSYMQDAPLDMRMNPEADFSAYDVVNTYDERHLADIIANYGEERWAKRIARFIVEYRAKENIETTSQLVDIIKRAIPAGARRDGPHPAKRTFQAIRIEVNNELGILRNTFITAVDRLKSGGRMGIITFHSLEDRIAKQTLQELAKACVCPPQLPVCVCNTKPKVKLVGKPVVPSSVELAHNPRARSAKLRIAEKL, from the coding sequence ATGGTGCAAGGAATAGAATTTGAACATACCAGTGTACTGCTGAATGAGAGTGTAGCAGGCGTTTTTACCAATCCGCAAGGTATCTATGTGGATTGCACCTTGGGCGGTGGTGGTCATTCAGCGCGGTTGGCTGAATTGTTAGCGCCGTCAGGGTGGTTGATTGGCATTGACCAGGACCCGGCGGCTATTAACGCCGGTAAGCAACGTCTGGCTGGTGCTGCCTGCCGGGTAAGCATTGTTCAGGATAATTTTCAAAATTTAGATTCGGTGCTGGAACGATTAGCAGTTGAGGTAGTTGACGGTATTTTATTTGATTTGGGTGTTTCGTCCCATCAGCTTGATGTTGCCGAACGGGGTTTTTCTTATATGCAGGATGCGCCGCTGGATATGCGGATGAACCCTGAGGCTGACTTTTCCGCTTATGATGTTGTTAACACCTATGACGAGCGACATTTGGCCGATATTATTGCCAATTACGGCGAGGAACGCTGGGCTAAACGTATTGCCCGTTTTATTGTCGAATACAGGGCAAAAGAAAATATTGAGACCACAAGCCAACTGGTAGATATCATCAAGCGAGCCATTCCCGCCGGAGCGCGTCGTGACGGGCCGCATCCAGCCAAGCGGACCTTCCAGGCTATTCGAATTGAGGTCAATAATGAACTGGGGATTTTACGGAATACGTTTATAACAGCGGTAGATAGATTGAAATCAGGAGGGCGCATGGGAATAATAACGTTCCACTCGCTGGAGGACCGGATTGCCAAACAGACACTGCAAGAGCTGGCTAAAGCATGTGTATGTCCCCCGCAACTGCCGGTATGTGTCTGCAATACCAAACCTAAAGTAAAGTTGGTCGGCAAGCCGGTTGTACCGTCGTCTGTTGAACTTGCGCACAACCCGCGTGCTCGCAGCGCCAAACTGCGGATTGCTGAAAAGTTATAA